A stretch of Acidobacteriota bacterium DNA encodes these proteins:
- a CDS encoding TolC family protein, producing the protein MTQVIVRRASFVICAALLTGMAGAVHAQAPPPPNRAAQYLDPKEGLTIDALVAMAIERAPALAAARARIDAAAGDRQQAGLRPNPSASVERREQFGGIETQTLLGISWPLDLFRRDARVTAADHLVHQAESKVQDEVREWAAVVRERAAGVLAAVRQLEIADSRARFAKTRFELLAARTEAGAARPLDRDLADVEWRRAQAEVLAWQSTVDQGMAGLKSAIGMPADVPLRLALPIEVVAATLPAVAVRQTPEALEARPDIRVLEFDVIHAQAEGARAASEARFDLGVYAAYMTRQLDLAADRSRMHEAMLGVTVSLPWRNRQQGAIAAAGALKRAAESSVAARRLDASAEIDAARIRESAAAAAVALYRGGLMELAGRNLSVVRESFDLGRGTLFDVIEEERRYLELESAFTAALREVIDARTALLRALGVAS; encoded by the coding sequence ATGACGCAAGTGATCGTTCGGCGCGCCTCGTTTGTGATCTGCGCTGCACTGTTGACTGGCATGGCTGGCGCTGTCCACGCGCAGGCACCGCCTCCGCCGAATCGCGCCGCGCAGTACCTGGACCCGAAGGAGGGGCTGACCATCGACGCCCTCGTGGCCATGGCCATTGAGCGCGCGCCGGCGCTTGCGGCCGCGCGTGCGCGCATCGATGCCGCCGCGGGCGATCGGCAGCAGGCGGGATTGCGGCCGAACCCGAGCGCCTCTGTCGAACGCCGCGAGCAGTTCGGCGGTATCGAAACGCAGACGCTGCTGGGCATCTCGTGGCCACTCGATTTGTTCCGGCGCGATGCTCGAGTCACCGCCGCCGACCATCTTGTGCACCAGGCCGAGTCGAAGGTGCAGGACGAGGTGCGCGAATGGGCCGCCGTTGTGCGCGAACGCGCGGCCGGTGTACTCGCCGCGGTGCGCCAATTGGAGATCGCCGACAGCCGCGCGCGTTTCGCGAAGACGCGGTTCGAGCTGCTGGCAGCTCGAACGGAAGCCGGCGCCGCGAGGCCGCTCGATCGCGATCTTGCCGATGTCGAATGGCGGCGCGCGCAAGCCGAGGTGCTCGCGTGGCAGTCGACCGTTGACCAGGGCATGGCTGGTCTCAAGTCCGCCATCGGAATGCCGGCAGATGTGCCCCTGCGACTGGCGCTCCCCATCGAGGTCGTGGCCGCCACCCTGCCGGCCGTGGCCGTGCGCCAAACTCCGGAGGCCCTGGAGGCCCGTCCCGACATCCGTGTCCTGGAGTTCGATGTCATTCACGCGCAGGCCGAGGGCGCGCGCGCCGCGAGTGAGGCGCGATTCGACCTCGGCGTGTATGCGGCCTACATGACGCGCCAACTCGATCTGGCGGCCGATCGCAGCCGCATGCACGAGGCGATGCTCGGCGTCACCGTCTCACTGCCGTGGCGCAACCGGCAGCAAGGTGCGATTGCGGCCGCAGGCGCGTTGAAGCGCGCGGCCGAGTCGAGTGTCGCCGCCCGCCGGCTCGATGCGAGTGCTGAAATCGACGCCGCGCGCATTCGTGAGAGCGCGGCGGCTGCCGCAGTGGCCCTGTATCGCGGCGGTTTGATGGAACTGGCGGGGCGCAATCTGTCGGTGGTGCGAGAGTCGTTCGATCTGGGGCGCGGCACGTTGTTCGATGTGATCGAGGAAGAACGCCGGTATCTGGAACTGGAGTCGGCCTTCACCGCGGCCTTGCGGGAAGTGATTGATGCGCGGACGGCCCTGCTGCGCGCGTTGGGGGTGGCATCATGA
- a CDS encoding efflux RND transporter periplasmic adaptor subunit: MMARITVGLALVLAGAAGMYLFLDRSSHPPDATASPQAPPAATAESPAGSQTLVLTAEAVNRAGISVSPVTTSTEGSALRVPGVVEPDAYRTVEVTPIVSGTVVSVSALLGDAVVSGAPVARLRSPELTDEARRWLTGRAALDAVSRRQQRTQQLAKIGAASQEEVEGVQAEFVQASTEVDTARARLVRLGLDDARLAAIAAGEAAPEVIDVRAPASGVVVRRAANPGQNVAEADSLLTLADVRHVWVMADVFERDLGPVRIGQAVTVTSEAFSGRTWTGRVAYIDPELARDTRTARVRIEVGNPDAALRFGMFAVATISGSATVPRARVPKTAVQTLGAVSVVYVEVPGQPHTFVERPVVLGDPSGDHVEVRSGVSPGDRVVGTGSFFLRAERDRLGWPQPVVPAPARELDTPESAVARRVIEVTSTGLSPARLTVPAHQPVDLVFIRRVEDTCGTDVLIPALGIRRALPLNQRVTIRIPARTPGELAFTCGMDMLRGVIVVTDGGG; the protein is encoded by the coding sequence ATGATGGCGAGAATCACAGTAGGGTTGGCCCTGGTACTGGCTGGCGCCGCGGGCATGTATCTGTTCCTCGACAGGTCGTCTCACCCGCCGGATGCCACCGCTTCACCGCAGGCACCGCCCGCAGCCACCGCCGAGTCACCCGCCGGCAGCCAGACGCTTGTTCTCACCGCCGAGGCGGTAAACCGCGCCGGCATCAGCGTGTCGCCAGTGACCACATCCACCGAAGGCAGTGCCTTGCGCGTGCCAGGTGTGGTGGAGCCCGACGCCTACCGCACTGTCGAAGTCACGCCCATCGTCAGCGGCACGGTCGTCAGCGTGTCCGCACTGCTGGGCGACGCTGTCGTCTCGGGTGCGCCGGTCGCGCGATTGCGAAGTCCCGAGCTCACTGATGAAGCGCGCCGCTGGCTGACTGGGCGGGCGGCTCTTGATGCCGTCAGCCGGCGGCAGCAACGCACGCAGCAACTGGCGAAGATCGGCGCGGCCAGCCAGGAAGAAGTGGAAGGCGTGCAGGCCGAGTTCGTGCAGGCTTCCACTGAAGTGGACACGGCACGCGCCAGGCTCGTGCGCCTTGGGTTGGATGACGCGCGCCTCGCGGCCATCGCGGCCGGAGAGGCGGCGCCGGAAGTGATCGACGTGCGTGCACCCGCCAGCGGCGTGGTCGTTCGGCGCGCTGCGAATCCGGGTCAGAACGTCGCAGAGGCCGATTCTCTTCTTACGCTGGCCGACGTGCGCCACGTCTGGGTGATGGCCGATGTGTTTGAGCGCGATCTCGGTCCCGTGCGAATCGGCCAGGCGGTAACCGTCACCAGCGAGGCGTTCAGTGGCCGCACCTGGACGGGCCGCGTGGCGTACATCGACCCGGAACTGGCGCGAGACACACGGACGGCACGCGTGCGCATCGAGGTGGGCAACCCCGACGCCGCGCTACGTTTCGGGATGTTTGCCGTCGCCACCATTTCGGGGTCGGCGACGGTTCCGCGCGCACGAGTGCCCAAGACCGCCGTTCAAACGCTCGGCGCCGTCTCGGTGGTGTACGTCGAAGTGCCTGGGCAGCCCCACACGTTTGTCGAGCGCCCGGTTGTGCTCGGTGACCCTTCCGGCGATCACGTGGAGGTTCGATCGGGCGTGTCCCCGGGGGATCGCGTGGTCGGCACCGGCAGCTTCTTCCTTCGCGCCGAACGAGACCGCCTGGGCTGGCCGCAGCCTGTCGTGCCGGCGCCGGCCCGTGAACTCGACACACCCGAGTCCGCAGTGGCTCGCCGCGTCATCGAGGTCACCTCAACTGGATTGAGTCCGGCGCGGCTGACCGTGCCCGCGCATCAGCCCGTTGACCTGGTGTTCATTCGCCGCGTCGAGGACACCTGCGGCACTGATGTGCTGATTCCGGCCCTCGGCATTCGACGCGCGTTGCCGCTGAACCAACGGGTCACCATTCGCATTCCCGCGCGGACCCCGGGCGAGCTCGCCTTCACTTGCGGTATGGACATGTTGCGCGGAGTCATCGTGGTGACGGACGGCGGTGGTTGA
- a CDS encoding cupredoxin domain-containing protein gives MRIALFLLLAVAGSQSPAKVIDISAERFAFTPSEIRTTVGTRLEMRVTSDDTTHGVRIVGTDINVEVPKRGKGKATVVFTPNAPGKYTFECSHTCGAGHSFMRGVIVVTK, from the coding sequence ATGCGTATCGCCCTGTTTCTCCTGCTCGCCGTTGCCGGGTCGCAGTCACCTGCGAAAGTCATCGATATCAGCGCGGAGCGCTTCGCGTTTACGCCGTCGGAGATTCGCACCACCGTTGGCACCCGCCTCGAAATGCGCGTGACCAGTGACGACACCACCCATGGGGTCCGCATTGTGGGCACTGACATCAACGTGGAAGTGCCCAAGCGTGGCAAAGGGAAGGCGACGGTCGTCTTCACGCCGAATGCGCCCGGCAAATACACCTTCGAGTGTTCCCACACGTGCGGTGCGGGCCACTCGTTCATGCGCGGCGTGATCGTGGTGACCAAGTGA
- a CDS encoding HupE/UreJ family protein has protein sequence MRPRAWLGVLLALGLVAMIAPEPLWAHGVSNRDAAFVRSVTGAVPAPFMYLGAKHMVTGYDHLLFLVGVIFFLYRTGDVVKYVSLFTLGHSLTLLLGVLAQVPANAYLIDAVIGLSVVYKGFENIGGFERVIGYRPDARVAVLVFGLFHGFGLATKLQELSLPANGLVPNLLAFNVGVEIGQGLALMGILIALTYWRTRSGFLRHAFATNTVLMAGGFMLMGHQLAGYVVSR, from the coding sequence ATGCGCCCGCGTGCCTGGCTCGGAGTGCTGCTGGCTCTGGGCCTGGTGGCGATGATCGCGCCCGAGCCCCTGTGGGCGCACGGCGTGTCGAACCGGGATGCCGCGTTTGTACGCAGCGTCACCGGCGCCGTGCCCGCGCCGTTCATGTATCTGGGCGCCAAGCACATGGTCACGGGCTACGACCACTTGCTGTTCCTGGTGGGCGTGATCTTCTTCCTCTACCGCACCGGGGACGTCGTTAAATACGTGAGTTTGTTCACGCTGGGCCACAGCCTGACGCTGCTCCTGGGCGTGCTCGCGCAGGTGCCGGCCAACGCGTACCTCATTGACGCGGTGATTGGCCTGTCGGTGGTCTACAAGGGATTCGAGAACATCGGGGGCTTCGAACGTGTGATCGGATACCGCCCCGATGCGCGCGTGGCCGTGCTCGTGTTCGGCCTGTTCCACGGGTTTGGGCTCGCCACGAAGCTGCAGGAACTGTCGCTGCCGGCCAATGGCCTGGTCCCGAACCTTCTGGCGTTCAACGTCGGTGTGGAGATCGGCCAGGGTCTGGCCCTCATGGGAATTCTGATTGCGCTCACATACTGGCGCACGCGCAGCGGTTTCCTGCGACACGCGTTCGCGACCAACACAGTGTTGATGGCCGGGGGTTTCATGTTGATGGGGCACCAGTTGGCGGGATACGTGGTGAGTCGATGA